One region of Papaver somniferum cultivar HN1 unplaced genomic scaffold, ASM357369v1 unplaced-scaffold_131, whole genome shotgun sequence genomic DNA includes:
- the LOC113332521 gene encoding F-box protein At5g07610-like — MFPVSRKLPRVSDRNSDDKASKPSSVIANNNDLLIQILLCLPVKSLMSFKSVSKCWLSIISDPFFIHKHSRQTRLPVSGLFLPATNAEFKFIFLDGRKVTSGERIKILDFDVNNPTGLKIEQSCNGLLCCSNWRWSRHNRTYYINNPSTKQSKVIPKPQSTGNGLFVVCSMSLAFNPFKSPHYKVVCVCGNSPNQYQIHIFDSKTDSWKISAGDLLPASYDTFSRPGVFWNGSLHWISASEFSSWISKSKSFVYFDIEQELVKELPVPPLPFNDDWLARKMGYFGEYKGHLHLVPIYNQSSTFFDILEMDIEYRFWNVKYRVDMEILATSYPEMIRYDNDSNNVDGVAASLYNFEFSILLIREEEKEEESSLVIHLPDKTIWYNLKEMRFTKTHDLSPSLLGQGSIQYAWFDAHQYIESLALV, encoded by the coding sequence ATGTTTCCGGTTTCTCGTAAACTACCACGCGTCTCCGATAGGAATTCAGATGATAAAGCATCAAAGCCGTCATCGGTCATAGCGAACAACAATGATCTTTTAATACAGATACTCTTGTGTTTGCCAGTGAAATCTTTGATGTCATTCAAGTCTGTATCAAAATGTTGGTTGTCTATCATCTCAGATCCATTTTTCATTCACAAGCATTCACGACAAACCCGTCTTCCAGTTTCCGGATTATTCTTGCCTGCTACAAATGCTGAATTCAAATTCATCTTCCTTGACGGGAGAAAAGTCACTAGTGGCGAACGCATTAAAATTCTCGACTTTGATGTGAATAACCCAACAGGTTTGAAGATAGAGCAATCATGTAATGGTCTTCTCTGTTGCAGTAACTGGAGATGGAGTCGACATAACCGAACGTATTACATCAACAATCCCTCCACAAAACAAAGTAAAGTAATTCCAAAACCTCAATCTACAGGAAATGGTTTATTTGTGGTGTGTAGTATGAGTTTAGCTTTCAACCCATTTAAATCACCTCACTACAAAGTTGTCTGTGTTTGTGGAAATAGTCCAAACCAATACCAAATTCATATTTTCGATTCAAAGACAGATTCTTGGAAGATATCTGCTGGTGATCTCCTCCCTGCATCTTATGATACATTTTCTAGGCCAGGTGTGTTTTGGAATGGCTCGTTACATTGGATTAGCGCAAGTGAGTTTAGCAGTTGGATTAGCAAAAGTAAGTCTTTTGTTTATTTCGATATCGAGCAAGAACTAGTAAAAGAACTACCAGTGCCACCATTACCATTTAATGATGATTGGCTTGCAAGGAAGATGGGATATTTTGGCGAGTACAAGGGTCATTTGCATCTTGTACCAATTTACAATCAGAGCTCCACATTCTTCGACATACTGGAAATGGACATTGAGTACAGGTTCTGGAATGTAAAATACCGGGTCGATATGGAAATTCTTGCGACTTCATACCCCGAGATGATTCGATATGATAATGACAGTAACAATGTAGATGGAGTAGCAGCATCCTTGTACAATTTTGAGTTCTCTATCTTGCTTAttcgtgaagaagaaaaagaagaagaatcaagtcTGGTAATCCACCTACCGGATAAGACTATTTGGTACAATTTAAAGGAAATGAGATTCACCAAAACACACGATTTGTCGCCAAGTCTTCTTGGGCAGGGTTCGATACAATATGCCTGGTTCGACGCTCATCAATATATTGAGTCACTTGCTCTTGTTTAG